One part of the Desulfonema ishimotonii genome encodes these proteins:
- a CDS encoding M20 family metallopeptidase, whose amino-acid sequence MSKKTDVIELTRKLIRFNTINPPGNEGPCAEFLGDLLASAGFAVRFHEFAPGRTGLVARRGGCSEKKPLCLAGHIDTVPLGGASWRTDPFGGEIAGGKLYGRGSSDMKSGIAAAVAAGIALADRLDSTPGLTLVFVAGEETGCEGSAYLATVPEELGEAGALIVAEPTGNIPIIGHKGAFWLDAVTCGKSAHGSMPEKGENAIYKAARAVLKLEQFDFGIAPHPYLGRPTLNVGVISGGVNINSVPDRTAFGIDIRTVPGLSHDALFRRLSEALGDEVMLSQSVSVEGLWTEPSHPWIESVCETLTPILGERPEVRTVSYFTDAGYLMPAFGGVPSLIMGPGEAGMAHQTDEYCFLEKIGQAVEIYTQIVAEWCGL is encoded by the coding sequence ATGTCGAAAAAGACTGACGTGATAGAACTGACCCGGAAGCTGATCCGATTCAACACCATCAATCCGCCCGGAAACGAAGGGCCATGCGCTGAATTCCTGGGTGATCTGCTGGCGTCGGCCGGATTTGCGGTCCGGTTTCATGAATTTGCCCCGGGCCGCACCGGCCTGGTGGCCCGGCGGGGCGGATGCAGCGAGAAAAAGCCGCTTTGCCTTGCCGGACATATCGACACGGTTCCGCTGGGGGGGGCGTCCTGGCGCACGGACCCGTTTGGCGGAGAGATTGCCGGCGGAAAGCTTTACGGGCGCGGGAGCAGCGACATGAAAAGCGGTATTGCCGCGGCTGTGGCTGCGGGCATTGCCCTGGCGGACCGGCTCGACAGCACACCGGGGCTGACCCTCGTCTTTGTCGCGGGGGAGGAGACCGGCTGTGAAGGCTCGGCCTATCTGGCGACGGTCCCCGAAGAACTCGGAGAGGCCGGGGCGCTGATCGTGGCCGAACCCACCGGCAACATCCCCATCATCGGGCACAAGGGCGCATTCTGGCTCGACGCCGTGACCTGTGGGAAAAGCGCCCACGGCTCCATGCCGGAAAAGGGGGAGAACGCGATTTACAAGGCGGCCAGGGCGGTTCTGAAGCTGGAACAGTTCGATTTCGGGATCGCGCCGCACCCGTATCTGGGCAGGCCAACCCTGAACGTGGGGGTAATTTCCGGCGGCGTCAATATCAATTCCGTCCCGGACCGGACCGCTTTCGGGATTGATATCCGCACGGTTCCGGGGCTGTCGCACGATGCGCTGTTCCGCAGGCTGTCGGAGGCGCTGGGCGATGAGGTGATGCTTTCACAGAGCGTGAGCGTGGAAGGGCTCTGGACCGAGCCGTCTCACCCCTGGATTGAGTCGGTCTGTGAGACCCTTACGCCGATTCTGGGGGAGCGGCCCGAAGTGCGGACCGTGTCGTATTTTACGGATGCGGGCTATCTGATGCCTGCTTTCGGCGGGGTTCCGTCCCTGATCATGGGGCCGGGCGAGGCGGGGATGGCCCATCAGACCGATGAATACTGTTTTCTCGAAAAAATCGGTCAGGCCGTGGAGATCTATACGCAGATTGTTGCTGAATGGTGCGGGCTGTAG
- a CDS encoding RNA-guided endonuclease InsQ/TnpB family protein has product MDFVIRRSYKYRIYPTKAQISTMENQFSMCRHLYNRSLAERTDAYKKDGTTVTYNQQQNSLPELKKERPWYKGVYSQVLQDVLRRLDNAYQAFFRRAKAGGKPGFPKFRKRGQWNSITYPQYRKRPASVITVPKIGRMRLVYHRELPEDATVKTLTITREAGRWFACFSAELPFVAEPEQGLTEPLGIDLGLIDFFHASDGSHVPVPKHLRKKEKQLGRLQRRLAKAEKRSEKYYRLLRAVRKCHYRIKCRRSDFLHKTANGLLKKSGLIFYEDLRIANMMRRPKPKQDEDGKYLPNNASAKAGLNKSLADAGWGRFLEILKYKSRHLGKKTLAVPPQYTSQKCSACGEIVKKSLAVRTHRCACGFVANRDLNAALNILRIGMDTLQAPT; this is encoded by the coding sequence ATGGATTTCGTCATACGCCGTTCCTATAAATACAGGATTTATCCCACAAAGGCTCAGATTTCCACTATGGAGAACCAGTTCTCCATGTGCCGCCATCTGTACAACCGGAGCCTTGCGGAGCGGACTGATGCATATAAGAAAGACGGCACAACCGTCACCTATAACCAGCAGCAGAACAGCCTGCCGGAGCTGAAAAAAGAACGTCCCTGGTACAAGGGCGTGTATTCCCAGGTGCTTCAGGATGTCCTGAGAAGATTGGACAACGCTTATCAGGCGTTTTTCCGCAGAGCGAAGGCGGGCGGGAAACCCGGATTCCCGAAATTCAGAAAGCGGGGACAGTGGAACAGCATCACCTATCCTCAGTACCGGAAACGCCCGGCCTCCGTTATCACCGTTCCCAAAATCGGCAGGATGAGACTTGTATATCACCGTGAACTCCCGGAAGACGCAACAGTGAAGACGCTGACAATCACGAGGGAAGCCGGTAGGTGGTTTGCCTGTTTCTCGGCAGAACTCCCGTTCGTTGCCGAGCCTGAACAGGGCCTGACCGAGCCTCTCGGTATTGACCTCGGCCTTATCGATTTCTTCCATGCCTCTGACGGTTCCCATGTTCCGGTTCCGAAGCATCTCAGAAAAAAAGAAAAACAGTTAGGGCGGTTGCAGCGAAGGCTGGCAAAGGCAGAGAAGCGTTCAGAAAAATATTACAGACTTCTGAGGGCGGTTCGGAAGTGCCATTACCGGATAAAGTGCCGGAGATCGGATTTTCTGCATAAGACAGCCAACGGTCTTCTGAAAAAAAGCGGCCTGATCTTTTACGAAGATCTTCGGATCGCTAATATGATGCGAAGACCGAAGCCGAAACAGGATGAGGACGGAAAATATCTTCCGAACAATGCCTCAGCCAAAGCAGGCCTGAATAAATCCCTGGCCGATGCGGGGTGGGGAAGATTCCTTGAAATTCTGAAATACAAGTCCCGCCATCTCGGTAAAAAGACACTTGCCGTACCGCCGCAGTATACATCACAGAAATGTTCCGCCTGCGGCGAGATTGTGAAAAAATCCCTGGCTGTCCGTACACACCGGTGTGCCTGCGGTTTTGTTGCCAACCGTGATCTCAACGCGGCTCTCAATATTTTGCGTATCGGGATGGATACGCTTCAGGCTCCGACCTGA
- a CDS encoding radical SAM protein: MASSQNSSETYSGFEQGPIRPPSEANSLLIRVTRNCPWNKCTFCPVYKGKTFSRRPVAHVKQDIDAVHRYVEMLQGETGASDRISHLVVRDIAARVSPEDEAAFYASVNWFSGGLRSVFIQDANSLIVKPEALVEILTHLRKRFPWADRITSYARSHTIARISDGDLKSISDAGLNRIHIGLESGSDAVLKKVRKGATKALHIKAGVKVKAAGMELSEYVMPGLGGQELSEIHARETADALSQINPDYIRLRTLAIPGRAPLSEAYQSGAFRKCTDLMMAKEILLFIQSLDGITGTLTSDHILNLFQEVEGVFPHDREKMTQILSAFLEMPPARQCLYQVGRRLGIFHGLSDMDSPQRVRKVERVCRENGITPENADEVVDALMKRFI, translated from the coding sequence ATGGCTTCGTCTCAGAATTCATCGGAAACTTACAGCGGATTTGAACAGGGACCGATCCGTCCCCCCAGCGAGGCCAACAGCCTGCTGATCCGCGTTACCCGCAACTGCCCCTGGAACAAGTGTACCTTCTGCCCGGTTTACAAGGGCAAGACCTTTTCCAGAAGGCCGGTTGCCCATGTGAAGCAGGACATTGACGCCGTTCACAGATATGTGGAGATGCTTCAGGGTGAAACCGGGGCATCGGACCGCATCAGCCATCTGGTGGTCCGCGATATTGCCGCACGGGTCTCCCCGGAGGACGAAGCGGCCTTTTACGCTTCCGTGAACTGGTTCAGCGGCGGGCTTCGGTCTGTGTTCATCCAGGACGCCAACAGCCTGATCGTCAAACCGGAGGCGCTGGTGGAAATCCTGACACACCTGCGAAAGCGCTTCCCCTGGGCGGACCGGATCACCTCTTATGCCCGCTCCCACACCATCGCCCGGATCAGCGACGGGGATTTGAAATCCATCAGCGATGCCGGGCTGAACCGGATTCACATCGGCCTGGAATCCGGTTCGGACGCGGTGTTGAAAAAGGTCCGAAAGGGCGCGACCAAGGCGCTCCATATCAAAGCCGGGGTAAAGGTGAAGGCCGCAGGCATGGAATTGTCGGAATATGTGATGCCGGGGCTTGGCGGGCAGGAACTCTCCGAAATCCACGCGCGGGAGACGGCGGATGCCCTCAGTCAGATCAACCCGGATTATATCCGGCTGCGGACGCTGGCCATCCCCGGCAGGGCCCCCCTTTCTGAGGCGTATCAGTCCGGGGCGTTCAGAAAATGCACCGACCTGATGATGGCAAAGGAGATCCTGCTTTTTATTCAGAGCCTGGACGGCATCACCGGGACGCTCACAAGCGATCACATCCTCAATCTGTTTCAGGAGGTGGAGGGCGTGTTTCCCCATGACAGGGAAAAGATGACACAGATTCTGAGTGCCTTTCTGGAGATGCCGCCGGCGCGTCAGTGCCTGTATCAGGTGGGCAGGCGGCTGGGCATCTTTCACGGTCTGTCTGACATGGACTCGCCGCAGCGGGTGCGGAAGGTGGAAAGGGTCTGCCGGGAAAACGGCATTACGCCGGAAAATGCGGATGAGGTGGTTGACGCGCTGATGAAGCGGTTTATATAG
- a CDS encoding trypsin-like peptidase domain-containing protein has protein sequence MKKMIWLVPLFFFTSILCCNLCTAEIYKYKDENGVWRFTDSPTASPESTTSPESMEVVRGTAGDLSGLQDLEKALNDKFRPRNAIEKASLGTVTVKTPAGTGSGFFITNDGYILTNKHVIRGDENRQRETRKYIGKVDNRVKQIKKDFRAEKERLRKTKTYLDNYRKSVNAIKKDTRKNRAIREAEEAKYAMELEKYNAWKKDYEERKRDFESNRRQYETDKISYKRSNSIAQLTQTFKIILKDDTELDVYLVSASSQYDLALLKLDRYKTPKLTPAQARQVAQGGRVYAIGSPIGLGDSVSSGVLSGFDRGYIQTNAQIYPGNSGGPLINESGEVIGINTLKQITYKFEGLGFAIPVQKAISEFGIRAN, from the coding sequence ATGAAAAAAATGATCTGGCTGGTTCCCCTCTTTTTTTTCACTTCCATCTTATGTTGCAATCTCTGCACTGCGGAGATCTACAAGTACAAGGATGAAAACGGGGTCTGGCGATTCACAGACAGCCCCACCGCAAGCCCGGAAAGCACCACAAGCCCGGAAAGTATGGAGGTCGTCCGCGGTACTGCCGGGGATCTTTCAGGGCTTCAGGATCTTGAAAAGGCGCTGAATGATAAATTCCGCCCAAGAAACGCCATTGAAAAAGCCTCTCTGGGGACCGTCACTGTCAAAACGCCTGCAGGAACCGGATCGGGTTTTTTTATCACCAATGACGGCTATATCCTGACCAACAAACACGTTATCCGTGGCGATGAGAACCGACAGAGAGAGACCAGAAAGTACATCGGGAAGGTTGATAACCGTGTCAAACAGATCAAAAAGGATTTTAGGGCGGAAAAGGAACGGCTCAGAAAGACAAAAACGTATCTGGACAACTACAGAAAATCTGTCAACGCGATAAAAAAAGATACCCGTAAAAATCGTGCCATCAGAGAGGCCGAAGAGGCCAAATATGCAATGGAACTGGAAAAATACAACGCCTGGAAAAAGGACTATGAAGAGAGAAAGCGCGATTTTGAATCCAACCGTCGGCAATATGAAACCGATAAAATAAGCTATAAAAGAAGCAACAGCATAGCCCAGCTAACCCAGACCTTCAAAATTATTCTCAAAGATGATACCGAACTGGACGTATATCTGGTGTCCGCAAGCAGCCAGTACGATCTGGCCCTTCTGAAGCTGGACCGGTACAAAACCCCGAAGCTCACACCGGCCCAGGCCAGACAGGTCGCGCAGGGGGGACGGGTTTATGCCATCGGAAGCCCCATCGGGCTGGGAGATTCTGTCAGCTCCGGGGTTCTCTCCGGGTTTGACCGGGGCTACATTCAGACCAATGCGCAGATCTACCCCGGCAACAGCGGCGGCCCGCTGATTAACGAATCCGGGGAGGTCATCGGGATCAACACCCTGAAGCAGATCACTTACAAATTCGAGGGCCTCGGCTTTGCCATTCCGGTTCAGAAGGCCATCAGCGAATTCGGAATCCGGGCGAATTAG
- a CDS encoding RluA family pseudouridine synthase → MKRNAKIRIRPAEAGMTLSDFLTNRFSYHSRAEWLERIRDRAILLNHGPADPDVLLKKGDALEYLAEAIAEPPVNTGYSVICEDDAIMVVNKPGNLPCHPGGRYFNHTLWALLRKEHGLASVSLVNRIDRETSGLVLIAKTPADARNCQEQFLAGQVGKRYLVLVEGDFPAEPITKRGVLAPDPDSPVRKKRRFYEHVSADSVRDGQTCHTRFQGLKSRKGLSLVEAEPRTGRLHQIRATLCSMGYPVVGDKIYGVDDEIFLRFISDKMTPADRERLRMPRQALHAAELRIRHPRTGSPLELAASLPRDMRYILSAI, encoded by the coding sequence ATGAAAAGAAATGCTAAAATTCGGATCAGACCCGCAGAGGCCGGAATGACGCTGTCTGATTTTCTGACGAACCGGTTTTCCTACCACAGCCGGGCAGAATGGCTTGAGCGCATCCGGGACAGGGCAATCCTGCTGAACCACGGACCTGCGGACCCGGATGTGTTGCTGAAAAAGGGCGATGCGCTGGAATATCTTGCGGAGGCGATTGCCGAGCCTCCGGTGAACACGGGATATTCGGTGATCTGTGAAGATGATGCCATCATGGTCGTCAACAAGCCGGGCAACCTGCCCTGTCATCCGGGCGGGCGGTATTTCAACCACACCCTCTGGGCCCTGCTCAGAAAAGAACACGGGCTTGCCTCTGTTTCGCTGGTCAACCGGATCGACCGGGAAACCTCCGGGCTGGTGCTGATTGCCAAAACTCCGGCGGATGCGCGAAACTGCCAGGAACAATTCCTGGCCGGTCAGGTCGGCAAGCGGTATCTGGTTCTCGTGGAAGGCGATTTCCCGGCGGAGCCGATAACAAAGCGGGGCGTTCTGGCCCCGGACCCTGACAGCCCGGTCCGAAAGAAACGCCGGTTTTATGAGCATGTATCGGCGGATTCAGTCCGTGACGGGCAGACCTGCCACACCCGCTTCCAAGGGCTGAAATCCCGGAAAGGGCTGAGTCTGGTGGAAGCGGAACCCCGAACCGGGAGGCTTCACCAGATCCGCGCCACCCTTTGCAGCATGGGCTATCCGGTTGTGGGCGACAAGATTTACGGGGTTGATGATGAAATCTTTCTGCGTTTTATCAGCGACAAAATGACACCTGCGGACCGGGAGCGGCTCCGAATGCCCCGGCAGGCCCTTCACGCGGCGGAACTTCGCATCCGCCATCCCCGCACCGGCAGCCCCCTTGAACTGGCCGCGTCACTTCCCCGCGATATGCGGTATATCCTGTCAGCCATCTGA